A single genomic interval of Canis lupus dingo isolate Sandy chromosome 6, ASM325472v2, whole genome shotgun sequence harbors:
- the LOC125755248 gene encoding LOW QUALITY PROTEIN: zinc finger protein 665-like (The sequence of the model RefSeq protein was modified relative to this genomic sequence to represent the inferred CDS: inserted 1 base in 1 codon): MLENYSHLLSVGCHLTKPEVIFRLEQGEDLWPSEGEFPDQGDQDRSEEDQNEHLWRVLLINKKSLTKKKDNVFREIPHQDDSRGKSLKNVSESIISDKNYSSKNSHEINTCGRLLSDNNQGDTHTGKKPDEYNQDEKSPSCNKDRTEQQKIQTLGPLFERDECRETSRNKAAIVTPPRTQTEDKSCDYKELGGNTSDESSLEVLQEVHTSKNHCEVTECLKSTLLKHQTVNLESNENENKSHLTPPSETHRGEKTFECSYCRKSFYQESQLTQHQKTHTREKPCGSNKSVKTLQKSQPTDPSRSHAGEKPSECSEAPVQSALSDQQRAWSEGKLYVCNECKKSFRHSSALKVHQRIHTGEKPYQCTECGKSFYAKSNFNHHQRTHTGEKPYECKECGKSFCVKSNLTKHQKTHTGEKPFKCNECGKTFLQKSQFADHQRTHTGERPYGCNECGKSFYYKSALHVHQGKHTEEKPYKCTDCGKSFCYKSALIIHQVSHTGKKPYDCNECGKTFCVKSNLTKHQKIHTGLKPYECNECGKAFSMSSILIVHQRTHTGEKPYGCNECEKSFYKKSALTKHQKTHTGEKPHECNECGKAFHMKSTLIIHQRTHTGEKPFKCNECEKSFYVKSLLNIHQRNHTGKKPHVCSECGKAFSMKSNLTDHQRTHSEEKPYECNECQKTFRHKSTLTVHQRTHTGEKPYKCNECGKSFYMKSALSQHQRIHTGEKPYECKECGKTFFQKSHLTKHQRTHTGEKPYECKECKKTFFQKSHLIEHQRTHTGEKPHECNKCGKSFCYKSALTIHQRTHTEEKPYKCNECEKSFCMKSHLTVHQRTHTGKNPFECKECGKTFYVKSNLINHQRTHTGEKPYECKRCGKSFCMKSTLTVHQRTHTGEKPYECNECGKSFCKKSTLTKHQVIHTREIPXRCGKCGKPSCVKSSFVNLRTHGKKSYDCNKVEISYCGDLVFNWNQKTHMVWELVDSLWNGYWVHY, encoded by the exons ATGCTGGAGAACTACAGCCACCTGCTCTCCGTGG GGTGTCACCTCACCAAACCAGAAGTGATCTTCAGGCTGGAGCAAGGAGAAGACCTGTGGCCATCAGAGGGAGAATTCCCAGACCAGGGTGATCAAG ACAGGAGTGAGGAAGACCAAAATGAACATTTGTGGCGAGTTTTACTCATCAACAAAAAGTCACTGACTAAGAAGAAAGATAATGTTTTCAGAGAAATACCCCATCAGGATGACTCACGtggaaaaagtttgaaaaatgtttCAGAATCAATTATTAGTgataaaaattattcaagtaaGAACTCTCATGAAATTAATACATGTGGGAGGTTGCTTTCTGATAATAACCAAGGAGACACTCACACTGGAAAGAAACCTGATGAATATAACCAAGATGAGAAATCCCCAAGCTGTAATAAGGACCGTACTGAGCAACAGAAAATTCAGACTTTGGGACCACTTTTTGAACGCGATGAATGTAGAGAAACCTCCCGTAATAAGGCAGCCATCGTTACACCTCCAAGGACTCAAACAGAAGACAAATCCTGTGATTATAAGGAACTGGGGGGAAATACCAGTGATGAGTCATCCCTGGAAGTTCTTCAGGAAGTTCACACAAGTAAGAATCATTGTGAGGTCACTGAGTGCCTGAAGTCAACCCTCTTAAAACATCAGACAGTTAATTTGGAATctaatgaaaatgagaataagtCCCATCTCACTCCACCTTCTGAAACTCACAGAGGAGAGAAAACCTTTGAATGTAGTTACTGCAGGAAATCTTTTTACCAGGAGTCCCAACTGACTCAGCATCAGAAGACACACACAAGAGAGAAACCCTGTGGAAGTAATAAATCTGTAAAAACCCTTCAGAAATCACAACCCACAGACCCTTCAAGATCTCATGCAGGAGAGAAACCCAGTGAATGCAGTGAAGCCCCTGTGCAGTCAGCTCTTTCTGATCAACAGAGGGCATGGTCAGAAGGGAAGCTTTATGTGTGTAATGAATGCAAGAAGTCTTTTCGTCATAGCTCAGCCCTCAAAGtccatcagagaattcacacaggagagaagccctATCAATGTACTGAGTGTGGGAAATCTTTCTATGCAAAATCAAACTTCAATCATCATCAGAGGACTCACACAGGGGAGAAACcatatgaatgtaaggaatgtgggaaatcctTCTGTGTAAAATCGAACTTAACTAAACATCAGAAAACACATACAGGGGAGAAACCTTTCAAATGTAATGAGTGTGGAAAAACTTTCTTACAGAAGTCACAGTTTGCTGACCATCAGAGAACACACACAGGGGAGAGACCCTATGGATGTAATGAGTGCGGGAAGTCTTTCTACTATAAGTCAGCCCTGCATGTACATCAGGGGAAGCATACAGaagagaaaccctataaatgcACTGATTGTGGGAAATCCTTCTGCTATAAGTCAGCCCTAATTATCCATCAAGTATCTCACACTGGGAAAAAACCCTATGactgtaatgaatgtgggaaaacctTCTGTGTGAAGTCAAACCTTACTAAACATCAGAAAATTCACACTGGTttgaaaccttatgaatgtaatgAGTGTGGCAAAGCCTTCTCTATGAGTTCGATCCTAATAGTACATCAGAGAACTCACACGGGGGAGAAACCCTATGGATGCAATGAATGTGAGAAGTCCTTCTATAAAAAATCAGCCCTCACTAAACATCAGAAAACTCACACAGGGGAGAAACCAcatgaatgtaatgaatgtgggaaggccttccaTATGAAATCCACCCTGATCATACACCAGagaactcacactggagagaaaccctttAAATGTAATGAGTGTGAAAAATCATTCTATGTGAAGTCACTTCTTAATATTCACCAGAGAAATCACACAGGAAAGAAACCCCATGTATgtagtgaatgtgggaaagccttttcTATGAAGTCTAATCTCACTGATCATCAGAGGACACATTCAgaagagaaaccctatgaatgtaatgaatgtcAGAAGACCTTCCGCCATAAGTCAACTTTAACCGTACACCAGAGAACTCACACAGGggagaaaccctataaatgtaatgaatgtgggaaatccttcTATATGAAGTCAGCCCTCAGTCAACACCAGAGAATACACACAGGGgaaaaaccttatgaatgtaaagaatgtgggaaaaccTTCTTCCAGAAGTCACACCTCACTAAACATCAGCGCACACACACAggggagaaaccctatgaatgtaaggaatgtaaAAAAACCTTCTTCCAGAAGTCCCACCTCATTGAACACCAGAGAACACACACTGGGGAGAAGCCCCATGAATGTAACAAATGTGGGAAATCATTCTGTTATAAGTCAGCCTTAACCATACATCAGAGAACTCACACAGAAGAGAAACCATATAAATGCAATGAATGTGAGAAATCTTTCTGTATGAAATCCCACCTCACTGTACATCAGAGAACTCACACAGGGAAGAACCCTtttgaatgtaaggaatgtgggaaaactTTTTATGTGAAGTCAAACCTCATTAATCACCAGAGAACTCACACAGGGgagaagccctatgaatgtaagCGATGTGGGAAATCCTTCTGTATGAAGTCGACCCTCACGGTTCATCAGCGCACACATACTGGGgagaagccctatgaatgtaACGAATGTGGGAAGTCCTTCTGCAAGAAGTCGACTCTCACAAAACATCAGGTAATTCACACAAGAGAGATAC TAAGGTGCGGGAAATGTGGAAAACCCTCATGCGTGAAGTCAAGTTTTGTGAACTTGAGAACCCATGGGAAGAAATCTTATGACTGTAATAAGGTGGAGATCTCTTACTGTGGGGATTTAGTCTTTAATTGGAATCAGAAGACACACATGGTGTGGGAGTTGGTGGACTCTCTCTGGAATGGATATTGGGTACATTACTAA